The genomic DNA CTGATCGATGCTCTCGCGTTGCGATTCGTCGAGTCGGACGACCATCGCGTAACGACGCACCCCTTGATTCACCTCTGCGACTTCTTCGCCGAACAGGGCCATCTGCACCTGTTCGGCGGCATCGGCGGGCGTCAGTCCTGCGGCCGCCAACTCCTGATGGCGATACCGGATCGGAACGCTGGTGACGAGCACTTCGCGGTTGGCCGTCACGTCGCGAGTGCCGGGCAGTTCCTTGAGCTCGCTCTCGATCTGTCTGGCGAGTTGACGGAGGGTCGGGAGGTCCTCGCCGTAGACATTGATGGCGATCGCCGCGGGGGTGCCCGAGAGGATGTGCGAGAGTCGGTGTTCGATGGGCTGGCCGATCTGGACGGTGACGCCGGGGACCGCGGTGGCGATGGCCGCGATCTCGCTGCGAATAGCAGTCTTATCGCCTCGCGGCGCGACGAGTATGTCGAGTTCGCTGTTGCTCACCGGTTCGGCGTGCTCGTCGCGCTCGGCCCGGCCGGTCCTGCGTGTAACGCTCTTGACGCCCTCGATCCTGATAAGCCGGGCCTCGATGGCCTCGGCGGCCCGGTTGCTCTCGTCCAGCGATGTGCCCGGAGGCGACGACACAAAGACGGTGAACGACCCCTCGTTGAACTCGGGGAGGAACGATGTGCCGAAGGTACGGGCGAGGAGGAGCGAGAGGCAGGTCGTCGCCATCGCGGCACCGACTACCAGTTTGCGATGGCTGAGGGACCAGCGCAGGGAAGGTTCATAGCGGTGTTTGAGCCACCGCACCAGGAACCCATCGCGTTTGGAGTGTCCGTGCTTGTGCGTCGCGGCCGCATCGCGACTGGCCGCAGGGGCCTTGGGCTTGAGCAGCAGCTTGCACATGGCGGGCGTCACCGTGAGCGCGACCACGAGCGAGGCCGCGATAGAGACGATGTACGTCGCGGCGAGGGGTTTGAAGAAGCGGCCTTCCAAGCCATCCAGGAACATCAGCGGGAGGAAGACGATGCAGATGAGGACCGTCGCATACACGACCGACGAGCGGATCTCGTTGCTTGCCGAGTAGATGATCTCGACTGAACCTCTGCGGTCCGCCTCGGGCAAGAGCGCGTTCTCTTCGAGCCGTCGATGCACGTTCTCAACGTCGATGATTGCGTCATCAACAAGCTCGCCGATGGCGACGGCCAGACCGCCGAGCGTCATGACGTTGAGGGTCATGCCGAGCGTGTCGAGGGCGAGCAGCGCCGTCGCGAGCGAGAGCGGCAGCGCGGTCAGCGTGATGATCGTCGTGCGCACGTTGAGGAGGAAGAGGATGAGGATGACGCCCACGATCACGGTCGCCTCGATGAGGACCTTGAAGACGTTGTCCACGGATCGCTGGATGAAGTGGCTCTGGCGGAAGACGTCCTTGTTGATGAACACGCCTGCGGGCGCAGACTTCTCGATCTGGGCAAGGGCCGTGTCGATGGCTTCGGTCAGTTGAAGCGTGTTCATGCCGGGAGACTTCTGGATCGTCAGCACCACGGCCGGCACGCCCTGATTGGCCGCGGTGCCACGCTTGGGCGCCCCACCGAGCGTCACGTCGGCGACCTCACCGATGGTGATGGGCAATCCGTCCTTCATCGTGATCTTCGTCGCAGCGATGTCGCGCACGCCCGTGACGCGGGCCGCCTGGCGCATGGGGAGTTCGGCGCGGTCAACATCCCGCAGGTACCCCGCGCTCGCTGTGCTGTGCGCTTTGCGAGCGGCCTCCACCACGTCCTGCACCGTCAAGCCATAGAGCGACAGGCGTTCCTGCTTTACGTTGATCTGGTACTCGGGCAACTCGCCGCCGATGGCGGAGACCTGCGAGACGCCGGGTATCGCGAGCAGCTTGTTCCGCAGGTCAAACTCCGCGTAGGCCCGCAGGTCCAGGTCGGTCACGGTCTTGTCGGGGCTGGAGACCGCCAGCAGCATGATCTCCCCTGTGATGGACGAAATCGGTGTCATCACCGGCTCGACGCCGGGTGGCAGACTTGCTTTTGCCCCGGCCATTCTCTCGCCCACCAGCTGCCGGGCGCGGTAGATGTCTGTCCCCCATTCGAACTCGACCCACACCAGCGAGAGCGAGATCGCAGAGGCCGAGCGCACTCGGCGCACGCCCGGGAGCCCATTCACGGCCGATTCAAGGGGAAACGTCACGTACTGCTCGACTTCGTCGGCCGCAAGCCCGCCCGCTTCGGTCAGTACGACCACGGTGGGCGCGTTGAGTTCGGGGAAGACGTCCACCGACATCTTCGGGAGCCGCGCCACGGTGTACACGAGCAGCGCCGCGGCGATAAGGATCACCAGCGTGGACTGCTTGAGCGAGAATGCGATCAGGTGCTTGAGCATGATGGGTCCTTCGGCCGCGGGCTCAGTCGTTGCCTTCGTGGAACGTGCCGTCCGGGTGGAAGTGACCGCCCTTGGTGATGCTGCCGCTGGTGGCAACCATGAGCTGGTACACGCCGTCGAGGACGATCTCGTTGCCCTCGCCGACGCCGCTCTTGATGACGACCCAGCGCCCGTCGTCAAGTCCCAGGTCGGCCTCCATGCGGATGGCCTTGTTCGGGTCTGCGGGGTCGCGTCGGAAGATGATTGCGGCGGTGCCGTCGCGCGCGACGCACTTGAGCGGGATGGCGAGTTCTTCGCGCCCGCCTCCGCTGGTGACGACCTCGAGGAACGCCGAGACCCCGGCCTTGGCCCAGGGAGGTGCGCTGGTTCCGACGGCGGGAGTCAGGACGAGTTCGAGCGTGCGGCGCTCGGCGTCGGCGGTGGGCGCGAGCATGAGCGTGCCGGTGAATCGGAGGGCGGATTCGCCCGAGTCGGTCCCCTTCATGGTCTGTGCCGCCTCCACGCTTGCCTGCTGGCCGTCCGCGAGTCGCGGGAGATCGCTCTGGAGACCGACGGCCCGGAACCGAACCTGGTCCGGTTGCACGGTCGAGAGGATGTGGGCGTGCTGGTCAATCACGCCCCCGGAAACGACGCTGAGATTCTCGACAACTCCCGGGGTCAGGGCGCGAACCTCGATCCCGTTGATCGTGCGCCAGCGTGGCGTGCTCGCATCGCTGGCCGAAGGCGAGCGGAGATCTGCGGCTGTGACACCCACGAGTGACGAAGCCGCTTCGTAGAGGAACGCCAGACGCGATGTTGCGGCGTCGAGCTGCGCCGCCGTCTCGGCCTTGCGGGCGAGCAGTTCGGCTTCTTTCTCCAGAGTCTCGGCGAGCTCCGACCGTGAGGACGCCAGCGCGGCTTTGGCCTGGGCAACCTCATCGCCGCGTGCGCCACCGGCGGCTTGAAGCTGTTCTAGCGTGGCCACCCGAACTGTCCAGAGATCGACGGCCTTCTGGATCTCGGTGTGGTGATTCTCGTGGGCAACCAGCATCGGATCGATGCTGTCAACGCCCGCCTGGGCCAGCTTCACCGACGCCTCGGCGTCGGCGAGTTCCTTCTGCATCTCGCGCCAACGCGGCGAGTCAAGGCGGTAGAGGGGCGTGCCTGTCGTGACCGGCTGATACTGCTGCACGAGTACTTCGACGGTTCCCGACGCAGCGGCTCTGTACTCCCGTCTGGCCGTCGGGAGCAACTCGAATCGTCCGGGGACGCGAAGGGTTCGGGCGACGTTGCGGCTCTCCACCCTGGCGAAGGTGATCCCCATGTTCTGGCGCACCGACGCGTTGATATCGACGCGGTTGGTGGGAGCCGGAGCGGCATCGCTTGCCTTTGATTCCGGCGCATCATTGGGCACTTTCTCGCACCCAAGCAGCGCAAGCCCCAGCAGGAGCGGCAGGGTCGACCGGGTCATGCGGTATCGCGGGCGGTGGGTTCTCATGGTCGGTGTCCTTCAGCGCTGCGCCGCGGAGTGGTTCGGCGTGGTCGTTGGTGCCGCCGGTGCGGGCACCTGGGGAGCGGGTGGTGGGATGCTGGGAGTCGGCGGCCCGATGAGCTCATCGAGTCGCACGGCCGCGATCGACTCGCTCGCCCTCGCTTCAACGAGCCGGACCTTCGCGGCGTGCTGGGTCTTGAGGGATTCGAGGAGTAGCAAGGGATCGATCCTCCCGAGCGCCGCGACACGGCGCACATCCGCTTCCTGCTCGTCGGCGAGCGGCACGACGCTGGACTCGACAAGGGAACGCTGGGCCTTGCCCGCCTCGTGGCGTGTCAGGGCGATGGCGAGCCTGGAGGAGAGACGCTCGTAGGTCGTCTCGAATCGACCTCTTGCAACTTCGCGTTCGGCGGACGCCAAGGCAATGCCCTGCTGGTTGCGGTTCCAGAGTGGGATCGGAAGGGAAAGCCCAAGCAGGACTCTGTCGTCGCCCTGGTCGCTTCCGTAGCCCGGCCCGATGGTAAGGTCTGGGTATTGCTTGCGCACTTCAGCTCGCAACCATTGCTCAGAGAGCTCGTACTCGGCGCGCACGGCAGCGAGTTCAGGGTTGCATGAATCCAGCAACGGCACGAGCTCGTCGGCGCTTGTCGTGCGTGCCGCGAATGTCAGCGTCGGCACAAGCGTGGTCGCGGCGTCCGGTGCAAGGCCGAGCATTGCCTTCAGTTGCAGTTCGAGCTCCTCTACCCTAGCGGTTGCCGCGATTAGGTCGGCCTCACGACCGGCAAGCTCCACGCGGAACAGGCGAGCATCGACGCGGGTCATGGAGCCCGCTTTCTCCTGCTGGTCCGCGAGCGATGCGATCTCACCGAGTCTTGTGATGAGTTCTTGGGTGACTTCGGCGAGAACTCGAGCGGCCGACCACTCGACCCACAGCTCTCGCAGTGCGGCTCTCGTTGCCCACTCCTTGGCAGCCACGCGGTCGAGTTCGGCGGCAAGTTCAGCGTCTGCTCTGGCTTTCTCGGCTTCCAGTCTGCCCGATATTGGGATCGTGATGCCGATGGTCGAACCGGCCACCCACGGGTTCGCCCCTCCACCCGCACCGGACACGATGCGTTCCAGATCGACACCGAGCACGGGATCCTGCCAAAGGCCGGCATGGGCAGCGGTCGCACGGGTCACATTGGCCTCAAGGCGTGCCTGGCGCAGGTCCGGGTTGAACACCAGCGCGACCGCTTCGGCTTCGGCGAGTGAGATCCCATCCGACGGATCGAAGCCTTCGGCCTGGGAGCCACCCTCGACGCGATCGAGCGCGGCAGCAAACTCGCGGACCGACGAGTCCTCCGGTGATCGGCTGAGCCACGCGGATCTGGTTGCGTCCAGATCCAGCGGCTTCGGCTCGTAGGACTGGCAGCCGGCCAGGCTCGACAGCAAGCCCGCGAACAGTGCCTTTGAAGCGGCGGCGCACCGGCTGGCGTGCCGCGCGCGTGCGACGTTTGTGGACGCAGTTTTCAAGATGAGATCCTGATGGAGGTCGCGTCGAGACAGTCGGGTCAAGACGCGGACTGACGCACCGATACACAGACGCCCGGGCCTCGCCAGAATGGCGAAGCGATGTGGCGCGACCATGAACGATGACAGTGGCCTAGATCAGCAGAGCGCAGCTCGTTCTTACGAGCCGCTGGGCGGCCGTGAGCGATGAGAGATGGGCCGGCCCTTGCACAAATAGCCCGCCCGGCGATCCGACTTCCTCGGCCACGGCCGGCTGAGCCCATCCCAGAGCGAGAACGCACGGGACGGCCTGTGCCGCGTGGAGCGTTTGTGCCAAATCCGGCCCGCGAGACAGGAGTTGCTCGAGGTCGGGGATGGAAATGATCAGACCGCCCGGTCGTTCCGGGTCGGATGG from Phycisphaeraceae bacterium includes the following:
- a CDS encoding efflux RND transporter permease subunit; this encodes MLKHLIAFSLKQSTLVILIAAALLVYTVARLPKMSVDVFPELNAPTVVVLTEAGGLAADEVEQYVTFPLESAVNGLPGVRRVRSASAISLSLVWVEFEWGTDIYRARQLVGERMAGAKASLPPGVEPVMTPISSITGEIMLLAVSSPDKTVTDLDLRAYAEFDLRNKLLAIPGVSQVSAIGGELPEYQINVKQERLSLYGLTVQDVVEAARKAHSTASAGYLRDVDRAELPMRQAARVTGVRDIAATKITMKDGLPITIGEVADVTLGGAPKRGTAANQGVPAVVLTIQKSPGMNTLQLTEAIDTALAQIEKSAPAGVFINKDVFRQSHFIQRSVDNVFKVLIEATVIVGVILILFLLNVRTTIITLTALPLSLATALLALDTLGMTLNVMTLGGLAVAIGELVDDAIIDVENVHRRLEENALLPEADRRGSVEIIYSASNEIRSSVVYATVLICIVFLPLMFLDGLEGRFFKPLAATYIVSIAASLVVALTVTPAMCKLLLKPKAPAASRDAAATHKHGHSKRDGFLVRWLKHRYEPSLRWSLSHRKLVVGAAMATTCLSLLLARTFGTSFLPEFNEGSFTVFVSSPPGTSLDESNRAAEAIEARLIRIEGVKSVTRRTGRAERDEHAEPVSNSELDILVAPRGDKTAIRSEIAAIATAVPGVTVQIGQPIEHRLSHILSGTPAAIAINVYGEDLPTLRQLARQIESELKELPGTRDVTANREVLVTSVPIRYRHQELAAAGLTPADAAEQVQMALFGEEVAEVNQGVRRYAMVVRLDESQRESIDQVQDLILRGTAEDGKPGPTVRLRDVADIGPEKTPNIIARENAQRKAVISCNVADGYNLGDLVAQVRARVEPIVQREGYLVEFGGQFEAQQSASRTLVYAGAGITIIMLMLLQLSTGSLKVAALVMINLPLATIGGITAVFITDSLLHAGGGTGLLKNTLALFGLGSRPYIAPVVSIASLVGFITLFGIAVRNGILLVNHYRHLIEIDRKPVGEAIVQGSVERLVPILMTALSAALGLLPLALASGKPGSELLAPLAVVVLGGLLTSTFLNVIVVPAGYALVHRVPPLDPCASSTPADANSAESSLLGRVSRAFKRRSS
- a CDS encoding efflux RND transporter periplasmic adaptor subunit is translated as MRTHRPRYRMTRSTLPLLLGLALLGCEKVPNDAPESKASDAAPAPTNRVDINASVRQNMGITFARVESRNVARTLRVPGRFELLPTARREYRAAASGTVEVLVQQYQPVTTGTPLYRLDSPRWREMQKELADAEASVKLAQAGVDSIDPMLVAHENHHTEIQKAVDLWTVRVATLEQLQAAGGARGDEVAQAKAALASSRSELAETLEKEAELLARKAETAAQLDAATSRLAFLYEAASSLVGVTAADLRSPSASDASTPRWRTINGIEVRALTPGVVENLSVVSGGVIDQHAHILSTVQPDQVRFRAVGLQSDLPRLADGQQASVEAAQTMKGTDSGESALRFTGTLMLAPTADAERRTLELVLTPAVGTSAPPWAKAGVSAFLEVVTSGGGREELAIPLKCVARDGTAAIIFRRDPADPNKAIRMEADLGLDDGRWVVIKSGVGEGNEIVLDGVYQLMVATSGSITKGGHFHPDGTFHEGND
- a CDS encoding TolC family protein, yielding MKTASTNVARARHASRCAAASKALFAGLLSSLAGCQSYEPKPLDLDATRSAWLSRSPEDSSVREFAAALDRVEGGSQAEGFDPSDGISLAEAEAVALVFNPDLRQARLEANVTRATAAHAGLWQDPVLGVDLERIVSGAGGGANPWVAGSTIGITIPISGRLEAEKARADAELAAELDRVAAKEWATRAALRELWVEWSAARVLAEVTQELITRLGEIASLADQQEKAGSMTRVDARLFRVELAGREADLIAATARVEELELQLKAMLGLAPDAATTLVPTLTFAARTTSADELVPLLDSCNPELAAVRAEYELSEQWLRAEVRKQYPDLTIGPGYGSDQGDDRVLLGLSLPIPLWNRNQQGIALASAEREVARGRFETTYERLSSRLAIALTRHEAGKAQRSLVESSVVPLADEQEADVRRVAALGRIDPLLLLESLKTQHAAKVRLVEARASESIAAVRLDELIGPPTPSIPPPAPQVPAPAAPTTTPNHSAAQR